In Dehalococcoidia bacterium, one genomic interval encodes:
- a CDS encoding ABC transporter ATP-binding protein — translation MPKLLEVNNLSTYFFTQDGIVKAVDDISYELEEGEVLGVVGESGCGKSVHALSIMRLVPTPPGRTVAGEVVFEGENLLDMDDAEMRNIRGNRIAMVFQEPMTSLNPVLTIGRQLTETLELHQGMSGQQARNRAAELLQTVGIPDAARRLVDYPHQFSGGMRQRVMIAMALSCNPRLIIADEPTTALDVTIQAQILELMQELARDFGTAMIIITHNLGVVARYADNVNVMYAGRIIETGSAQEIYHNPKHPYTLALLNSVPRLDANERIRLDAIEGLPPDLVNLPEGCSFAPRCKYVFEQCMDETPYLTEAAQDHNSACWRHKELQQIAGFAT, via the coding sequence ATGCCCAAGCTGCTGGAGGTAAATAATCTCTCCACGTACTTCTTCACTCAGGACGGCATCGTAAAGGCCGTCGACGACATCAGTTACGAACTCGAAGAGGGTGAAGTCCTCGGCGTGGTTGGCGAGAGCGGTTGTGGTAAGAGCGTCCACGCCCTCTCAATCATGCGTCTGGTGCCTACGCCTCCGGGCCGCACCGTTGCTGGCGAGGTCGTCTTCGAAGGTGAAAACCTCCTGGATATGGACGACGCCGAGATGCGCAACATCAGGGGCAACCGCATCGCAATGGTATTCCAGGAGCCGATGACGTCCCTGAACCCGGTGCTCACCATCGGCCGACAGCTCACCGAGACTCTCGAGCTTCACCAGGGCATGTCCGGCCAGCAGGCCAGGAACAGGGCTGCTGAGCTTCTCCAGACGGTAGGAATACCTGATGCCGCGCGCAGACTGGTTGACTACCCTCACCAGTTCAGCGGCGGCATGAGGCAGCGCGTCATGATAGCCATGGCTCTGAGCTGCAACCCGAGACTGATCATCGCTGACGAGCCGACGACCGCCTTGGACGTGACTATCCAGGCCCAGATCCTGGAGCTCATGCAGGAGCTCGCACGCGACTTCGGTACGGCCATGATTATCATCACGCACAACCTCGGCGTGGTGGCCCGCTACGCGGACAACGTCAACGTCATGTATGCGGGCAGGATTATCGAGACTGGCTCCGCTCAGGAGATCTACCACAACCCGAAGCATCCCTACACACTGGCGCTGCTGAACTCAGTGCCGCGTCTGGATGCGAACGAGAGGATCAGGCTCGATGCGATTGAGGGACTGCCCCCCGACTTGGTCAACCTGCCGGAGGGATGCTCCTTCGCCCCCCGATGCAAATATGTGTTTGAACAGTGTATGGACGAGACTCCATACTTAACTGAGGCCGCGCAGGACCATAATTCAGCCTGCTGGAGACACAAAGAACTGCAGCAGATCGCTGGATTTGCGACCTGA
- a CDS encoding cyclic nucleotide-binding domain-containing protein: MLYRSPSAIVTHFLEEVDLFQGLSMRHLERVAALCEDLDFKEGDYLGHQDEPGDRLYLVRTGEVTAITGAREQSLVVRTVRVHEAFPVAIFFNPPVQVTTARAATDGSAFVIPRVRLMELCQLEPRIGLHVFSAACGILASRYRYTLDRLAEVVSGVDISTTAGGGEV; the protein is encoded by the coding sequence ATGCTCTACCGCTCACCCTCAGCTATCGTTACCCACTTCCTGGAAGAGGTTGACCTCTTCCAGGGCCTTTCGATGCGACACCTGGAGCGCGTCGCCGCACTCTGCGAAGACCTCGACTTCAAGGAAGGAGACTATCTTGGACACCAGGACGAGCCCGGCGACAGGCTCTACCTGGTCCGCACTGGCGAGGTGACCGCGATAACCGGCGCAAGGGAGCAGTCGCTCGTCGTCAGGACGGTAAGAGTACACGAGGCGTTCCCGGTGGCGATCTTCTTCAATCCCCCGGTCCAGGTCACCACTGCGCGCGCCGCCACCGACGGCTCCGCATTCGTCATCCCGCGCGTCAGGCTGATGGAGTTGTGTCAGCTCGAGCCGAGGATCGGCCTCCACGTCTTCAGCGCCGCCTGCGGCATTCTTGCCAGCAGGTATCGATACACCCTGGACAGGCTGGCAGAAGTCGTCTCTGGCGTCGACATTTCCACTACGGCAGGCGGTGGAGAAGTCTAG
- a CDS encoding adenine phosphoribosyltransferase — MDLTQHIRDIPDFPTPGILFRDITPLLHYPPAFRFAVDRMAERFADASPDVIVGIEARGFLFASPLAYKLGIPLVPARKPGKLPYETTTVSYELEYGTDSIEVHVDAILPGQQVLIVDDLIATGGTLAATVELIERTGGKVAGIGVVVELSDLNGRDHLNGYNIESLLTY, encoded by the coding sequence GTGGACCTCACACAGCACATCAGAGACATCCCTGACTTTCCCACTCCAGGCATACTCTTCCGCGACATCACCCCTCTGCTTCACTACCCACCGGCATTTCGATTCGCCGTCGACCGGATGGCCGAGAGATTCGCAGACGCCAGCCCTGACGTCATCGTAGGGATCGAGGCGAGAGGCTTTCTGTTCGCGTCCCCGTTGGCCTACAAACTCGGCATCCCGCTGGTCCCCGCGCGCAAGCCGGGCAAACTGCCCTACGAGACCACCACCGTCAGCTACGAGCTCGAGTACGGCACCGACTCCATCGAGGTCCACGTGGACGCGATTCTCCCCGGCCAGCAGGTGTTGATAGTCGATGACCTGATAGCCACTGGCGGAACCCTGGCAGCCACCGTAGAGCTCATCGAACGCACAGGCGGCAAAGTGGCGGGCATTGGAGTCGTAGTCGAACTGTCCGACCTCAATGGCCGTGACCACCTGAACGGCTACAATATCGAGTCCCTGCTCACCTACTGA
- a CDS encoding urea carboxylase-associated family protein, translated as MSDRLIERVRIPAMSGRGVFLQRDQRLRVIAPEGAQVGDLFAFVQDDLADTLSPSQTRSILDKFNLVVGRPLYSVARRALFMLEEDAVGVHDLLAPTCDRLRYLEDFGIEGHRNCRDNLNAALEQLGCSPPGYPDPINLFQNTPIADLEGRRETGASLAMPGDHVLLRALEDLVVVVTACSQDQTVLNGGRPKGLVLEVYR; from the coding sequence ATGAGCGACAGGCTGATCGAACGGGTACGCATTCCCGCCATGTCGGGGCGAGGAGTCTTCCTTCAACGTGACCAGAGGCTGAGAGTCATCGCGCCGGAAGGAGCGCAGGTCGGGGACCTGTTCGCCTTCGTCCAGGACGATCTCGCAGATACGCTGTCGCCGAGCCAGACCAGAAGCATCCTCGACAAGTTCAACCTGGTGGTCGGCAGACCGCTCTACAGCGTCGCCCGCAGGGCGCTCTTTATGCTGGAAGAGGATGCAGTTGGCGTTCACGATCTGCTGGCGCCCACGTGCGACCGGCTTCGATACCTCGAAGACTTCGGAATCGAGGGGCATCGCAACTGCAGGGACAACCTCAACGCCGCTCTGGAGCAACTGGGGTGTTCTCCGCCGGGATATCCAGATCCCATCAACCTGTTTCAGAACACGCCAATCGCCGATCTCGAGGGAAGGCGCGAGACAGGAGCGTCACTCGCGATGCCCGGAGACCACGTTCTCCTCAGGGCGTTGGAGGACCTGGTGGTTGTGGTGACGGCATGTTCTCAGGACCAGACGGTGTTGAATGGGGGGCGGCCGAAGGGGCTTGTGCTGGAGGTGTATAGGTGA
- a CDS encoding CoA transferase: MTTVIDSPLSTLLPIAGWDPALASEVEIHGGADPILPTPFRISETSAASLAAVGLAASDLWELRTGRAQQVSVDTRHATASLRSSKYMTMDGKPAGAERHPIMGVYPARNGRWSYLHCNFPNHRDAALKVLGVEEEDGEAVRRAVANWDALELEEAIIAANGAGGMVRSMAEWAKHPQAAAVASLPLLEITKIADSPPEALPEGSRPLSGVRVLDLTRVLAGPTCARTLAEHGADVMKITAPHLPSIGAQEYDTGHGKLSAHLDLRNDADMETMRELVSQADVFSQGYRPGTLASRSLSPEDLAAIRPGIVYITLSAFGRVGPWSQRRGFDTVVQTVSGITHRQGELFPGAAPGPQFYPVSAIDYITGYLMAFGAMVALAKRVREGGSWKVQISLAQTGRWLVDRGQVPESELRDVPDDFTPEEIARWSTSTDVPGGRLGHLAPVVHLSETQPYWARPSVPLGYHAPTWPDRST, encoded by the coding sequence ATGACAACAGTGATCGACAGCCCCCTCTCCACGCTGCTCCCTATCGCAGGCTGGGACCCCGCACTCGCCTCCGAAGTTGAGATACACGGCGGTGCAGACCCCATTCTGCCGACGCCGTTCCGAATCAGCGAGACATCTGCAGCGAGCCTTGCGGCAGTAGGACTTGCTGCCTCCGACCTCTGGGAGCTCCGCACCGGACGCGCCCAGCAGGTCAGCGTCGACACCCGTCACGCCACGGCCTCCCTGCGCAGCAGCAAGTACATGACAATGGACGGCAAACCCGCAGGCGCAGAGCGCCATCCGATCATGGGCGTATACCCAGCCAGGAACGGACGCTGGAGCTACCTGCACTGCAACTTCCCCAACCACCGTGATGCGGCCCTGAAGGTTCTGGGTGTCGAGGAAGAGGACGGAGAGGCAGTCCGCCGAGCCGTGGCCAACTGGGACGCCCTCGAACTGGAGGAGGCGATCATCGCAGCAAACGGCGCCGGCGGAATGGTGCGCTCCATGGCCGAGTGGGCCAAGCACCCGCAGGCCGCTGCCGTCGCGTCTCTCCCGCTACTTGAGATTACGAAGATCGCCGACAGCCCACCGGAGGCCTTGCCCGAAGGCTCCAGGCCGCTGTCAGGAGTACGCGTACTGGACCTCACCCGCGTGCTGGCCGGCCCGACCTGCGCACGCACTCTAGCCGAGCACGGCGCGGACGTGATGAAGATCACCGCTCCACATCTGCCCAGCATCGGTGCCCAGGAGTACGACACCGGACACGGCAAGCTCTCAGCACACCTCGACCTCCGCAATGACGCCGATATGGAGACCATGCGCGAGCTCGTGAGCCAGGCCGACGTCTTCTCCCAGGGATACCGCCCCGGCACTCTCGCCAGTCGTAGCCTCTCACCCGAAGACCTGGCGGCGATTCGCCCGGGCATCGTGTACATAACCCTGTCGGCCTTTGGAAGGGTGGGGCCGTGGTCCCAGCGTCGAGGCTTCGACACCGTCGTGCAGACCGTCAGCGGCATTACCCACCGCCAGGGTGAGCTGTTCCCCGGTGCCGCGCCCGGACCCCAGTTCTATCCCGTATCTGCGATCGACTACATCACCGGCTATCTCATGGCCTTCGGAGCCATGGTCGCGCTGGCCAAGCGTGTCAGAGAAGGCGGAAGCTGGAAGGTGCAGATCTCACTAGCCCAGACCGGGCGCTGGCTCGTCGACCGGGGACAGGTGCCCGAATCTGAACTCCGCGACGTGCCCGATGACTTCACGCCCGAAGAGATAGCCCGCTGGTCGACGTCCACCGACGTCCCCGGAGGCCGCCTCGGACACCTCGCCCCCGTAGTGCATCTCTCCGAGACCCAGCCCTACTGGGCCCGCCCCTCAGTCCCCCTCGGCTACCACGCCCCCACATGGCCCGACCGCTCAACCTAG
- the recQ gene encoding DNA helicase RecQ gives MRNASTGSAQVLLKRYFGFDEFRPLQEDVIDEVMGGRDAVVLMPTGGGKSLCYQLPALALPGVTLVVSPLIALMKDQVDALKRNGVPADFLNSTQPRDEQIRVQKSAFHGETRLLYVAPERIVQPGFQQFLNAIDISLIAVDEAHCISEWGHEFRPDYRNLRVLRHLSEDSPFIALTATATEQVREDIETQLGLRDPARFVASFDRPNLRYSVLPNSDRYDVLVGWLRDNPDSSAIVYRSSRSGTESMVADLTEDGISALPYHAGLDDDVRARNQERFVRDEARVIVATVAFGMGIDKPDVRMVMHYETPRSIERYYQESGRAGRDGLEAECILFYGHRERERERYLIDRIADETQRMVAEQQLNAVVSYCQQTSCRRAILLRHFGESPNQANCANCDNCLSDTFDATVISQKILSAVIRTGERFGSTYIAQVLRGASIKRVEELGHDSLSVFGIVDDYSVSALRELMTMLVSRGLLDLGGEYPTLSVTPEGREFLRSREEIRLPTLNSHSDRPLRQTVDLEYDQVLFEKLRKIRTRLSAELGVPPYVIFGDAPLREMAHYYPHSVDSFLKISGVGQKKMQDFGPEFLEVIRSHAADNGLKEVPIARARPTSGKRKRATGSDTLSQTRELARQGHSLTLIAELRELSPVTIEGHLAELIETGTISDPSPYLPDEARIEEIRSAFEILGDAPLKPVKDHLGDDFEYGELRLARAFLRHQRNVSQPETEEVI, from the coding sequence GTGAGGAACGCTTCGACAGGCTCAGCGCAGGTTCTGCTCAAGAGATACTTCGGCTTCGACGAGTTCCGCCCGCTCCAGGAAGATGTCATTGACGAGGTGATGGGCGGTCGTGACGCTGTCGTTCTGATGCCCACCGGCGGGGGCAAGTCGCTGTGCTACCAACTTCCGGCGCTCGCGCTTCCGGGCGTGACCCTGGTGGTCTCTCCATTGATTGCGCTTATGAAGGACCAGGTGGACGCGCTCAAGCGAAACGGGGTGCCGGCAGACTTCCTGAACAGCACTCAGCCAAGGGATGAGCAGATCAGGGTCCAGAAGTCGGCGTTCCACGGTGAGACCAGGCTGCTGTACGTGGCGCCGGAGCGCATCGTTCAACCGGGTTTCCAGCAATTCTTGAACGCGATAGATATCAGCCTGATCGCCGTGGATGAGGCGCACTGCATATCTGAGTGGGGGCACGAGTTCAGGCCGGACTATCGCAACCTGCGTGTGCTGAGACACCTGAGTGAAGACTCACCGTTCATAGCGCTGACTGCGACGGCTACTGAGCAGGTCCGGGAGGACATCGAGACCCAGCTTGGGCTGCGCGATCCGGCGCGGTTCGTGGCGAGCTTCGATCGTCCTAATCTGCGGTACAGTGTGCTGCCGAACAGCGATCGGTATGACGTTCTAGTCGGTTGGCTCAGGGACAACCCGGACTCCAGTGCAATCGTGTATCGAAGCTCTCGCTCGGGTACGGAAAGCATGGTCGCTGACCTGACCGAGGACGGCATCAGCGCACTGCCCTACCACGCGGGACTCGACGACGATGTCCGGGCGAGAAACCAGGAGCGATTCGTCAGGGACGAGGCGCGAGTGATCGTAGCAACGGTCGCATTCGGTATGGGCATAGATAAGCCGGATGTGCGGATGGTCATGCACTATGAGACGCCTCGCTCGATAGAGAGGTACTACCAGGAGTCCGGACGCGCGGGACGGGATGGCCTCGAGGCTGAATGTATCCTGTTCTATGGACATCGCGAGCGAGAGCGCGAAAGGTATCTCATAGACCGGATTGCGGATGAGACGCAGCGAATGGTCGCCGAGCAGCAGCTGAACGCGGTCGTATCGTACTGTCAGCAGACATCCTGCAGGCGTGCCATTCTACTAAGGCATTTCGGTGAGAGTCCCAATCAAGCGAACTGTGCAAACTGCGACAACTGCCTGTCGGACACGTTCGATGCGACCGTGATCTCCCAGAAGATACTCTCGGCAGTGATCCGTACGGGGGAGCGCTTCGGGTCTACCTACATAGCCCAGGTGCTGAGGGGGGCGAGCATTAAACGAGTCGAGGAGCTTGGGCACGACAGCCTGTCAGTGTTCGGGATTGTGGACGACTACTCTGTATCCGCGCTGAGGGAGCTGATGACCATGCTGGTAAGCCGTGGTCTGCTCGACCTGGGAGGCGAGTACCCGACGTTGTCCGTGACTCCCGAGGGGCGTGAGTTTCTCAGGAGTCGTGAAGAGATCCGCCTTCCAACACTGAATAGTCACTCGGACAGACCGTTGCGTCAGACGGTCGACCTGGAGTACGACCAAGTCCTCTTCGAGAAGCTGCGGAAGATCAGGACCCGGCTGTCGGCTGAGTTGGGTGTGCCTCCATACGTTATATTCGGCGACGCGCCGTTGAGGGAGATGGCCCACTACTACCCGCACAGCGTGGACAGCTTCTTGAAAATCAGCGGTGTTGGCCAAAAGAAGATGCAGGACTTTGGGCCAGAGTTCCTGGAGGTCATACGCAGTCACGCGGCGGACAATGGGCTGAAGGAAGTCCCAATTGCCAGGGCCAGACCTACATCCGGCAAGCGTAAGAGAGCTACAGGTAGTGACACGCTGTCCCAGACGCGGGAGTTGGCAAGACAAGGTCATTCGCTTACATTGATTGCAGAGCTCAGGGAACTCTCACCAGTTACCATCGAGGGCCATCTTGCGGAGCTCATCGAGACCGGCACAATTTCTGATCCGAGTCCATATCTGCCTGACGAGGCCAGAATAGAAGAGATCAGATCAGCATTTGAGATACTGGGCGACGCCCCGCTGAAACCGGTCAAGGACCATCTTGGCGACGACTTCGAATATGGGGAACTGCGGCTGGCCAGAGCCTTCCTGAGACATCAGCGAAATGTAAGTCAGCCTGAAACGGAAGAGGTCATATGA
- a CDS encoding LLM class flavin-dependent oxidoreductase: MKFSNFLFPHSPTPDSDYDAVTDALREAELTEELGFDAVWLGEHHIDGACAYVDPVTFAAAVAARTRRVQIGFAAVQMALHHPIRLAEEIALIDNISNGRIILGIGRGTAYNFYEYRSYGIPFSEAQGRLLESEDILPKAWTTENYRHKGEYFDIDLPVLRPKVYQNPHPPMIRAVATEGSMVEMGKQGRPLMLVVQPDDETERRFSVYQDSMRDSGYDEAHVKWAMENSWIWRNMYVAENDADAERVATRVHVAGRTHINETRLKLNTAEEMSSVSTGLADPRFRVENSMIFGSPDTVAKRIERLQGIGIGGLILQFRVGPMSWEDNEASLRLFANEVMPRFRAAT; this comes from the coding sequence ATGAAATTCAGTAACTTTCTATTCCCGCACTCCCCAACTCCAGACTCGGACTACGACGCAGTTACCGACGCGCTGCGTGAGGCGGAGCTGACCGAGGAGCTCGGGTTCGATGCCGTATGGCTGGGGGAGCATCACATCGATGGTGCGTGCGCGTATGTCGATCCGGTGACTTTTGCGGCTGCGGTGGCGGCGCGCACCCGGCGTGTGCAGATCGGGTTCGCGGCTGTGCAGATGGCGCTGCATCATCCGATCAGACTGGCCGAGGAGATCGCGCTGATAGACAACATCAGCAATGGGCGGATCATCCTTGGTATCGGCCGGGGGACCGCCTACAACTTCTACGAATACAGAAGCTACGGCATCCCGTTCTCTGAAGCGCAGGGACGCCTCCTGGAGTCGGAAGATATCCTGCCCAAGGCTTGGACGACGGAGAACTACCGTCACAAGGGCGAGTACTTCGACATCGATCTGCCTGTGCTCAGGCCGAAGGTGTACCAGAATCCTCACCCTCCGATGATCCGCGCGGTGGCGACCGAAGGTTCGATGGTCGAGATGGGCAAACAGGGTCGTCCCCTAATGCTCGTGGTCCAGCCGGATGACGAGACCGAGAGACGGTTCAGCGTGTACCAGGACTCCATGCGCGACAGTGGATACGACGAGGCCCATGTGAAATGGGCCATGGAGAACTCCTGGATCTGGCGCAATATGTACGTCGCTGAAAACGATGCCGACGCCGAACGGGTCGCAACGCGGGTACACGTGGCAGGCAGAACGCATATCAATGAGACCCGGCTCAAGCTCAACACGGCCGAGGAGATGTCGTCGGTCAGCACGGGCCTTGCTGACCCGAGGTTCAGGGTCGAAAACAGCATGATATTCGGCTCGCCCGACACTGTGGCCAAGCGCATCGAGCGGCTGCAGGGAATTGGCATCGGTGGTCTGATCCTGCAGTTCAGGGTGGGGCCGATGTCGTGGGAGGACAACGAGGCGAGTCTCAGGCTGTTCGCGAACGAGGTGATGCCAAGGTTCAGGGCAGCGACGTGA
- a CDS encoding MFS transporter: protein MGGQRGESQAVRERGDAKVQGSDVRGNPRSQTTPGAGSAADQSVAQEFVQLPTRQIVLTMFGVMLAMFLASLDQTVVATAMPRIIADLGGFDRFTWVTTAYLVASTTAVPIVGRLTDIHGRKIFYVAGIVVFLIGSVLAGFSQTMNQLIVFRAVQGLGGGIIMVNSFTAIADLFPPETRGKYQGFIGVVFGLSSVIGPTLGGFITDNISWNWVFFINVPIGVPVLLLIAFLFPAIKPEVENRRHDYAGMVTLVLAVVPILLALSWGGVQYGWASPQVVGLLVIGVVMVAAFITIEYRSDSPIMPLEIYRNRMVAVSLIVTFFTGFGMFGGIIFIPLFFQGVLGASATSSGSFLTPMMLGIVVGATLSGQLLARTGLRYRVFGLGGVAFMTAGLFLVSTMDENTSFARAVVYIVIMGAGLGSTFPTFTLSVQNSIPYRLMGTATSALQFFRSIGGMLGLALLGAVMANRFASKLDQSLPDSVSNVLPPERIEAMKENPQALVDPSALADLQARFTGPEGQQMAEQFLNALKSSLSGAISDVFTVSVVLVAIALVATLFLKVPETGRARDA, encoded by the coding sequence GTGGGAGGACAACGAGGCGAGTCTCAGGCTGTTCGCGAACGAGGTGATGCCAAGGTTCAGGGCAGCGACGTGAGGGGCAACCCTCGTAGCCAGACTACTCCCGGGGCAGGCAGTGCTGCCGATCAGTCGGTAGCGCAGGAATTCGTCCAGCTTCCGACACGTCAGATCGTTCTCACGATGTTTGGCGTGATGCTGGCGATGTTCCTGGCCTCGCTTGACCAGACGGTTGTAGCAACCGCCATGCCGCGGATCATCGCCGATCTCGGCGGGTTCGACCGATTCACGTGGGTGACGACGGCGTACCTGGTGGCGTCCACGACAGCCGTGCCGATCGTTGGTCGACTGACGGACATTCACGGGCGCAAGATCTTCTACGTGGCCGGGATAGTCGTCTTTCTCATCGGATCGGTGCTCGCGGGCTTTAGCCAGACGATGAACCAGCTGATCGTGTTCCGCGCGGTCCAGGGACTGGGCGGCGGCATCATCATGGTGAACAGCTTCACGGCCATCGCCGACCTGTTCCCACCAGAGACCCGGGGCAAGTACCAGGGGTTCATCGGCGTCGTGTTCGGATTGTCGTCGGTCATAGGACCGACTCTTGGCGGCTTCATCACGGACAACATCTCCTGGAACTGGGTGTTCTTCATAAACGTGCCGATTGGCGTCCCGGTGCTGCTGCTGATCGCGTTCCTGTTCCCTGCTATCAAGCCGGAGGTCGAGAACCGTAGGCACGACTACGCGGGCATGGTCACGCTGGTGCTTGCCGTGGTGCCGATCCTGCTGGCGCTGTCATGGGGCGGCGTGCAGTATGGGTGGGCGTCGCCTCAGGTCGTCGGGCTGCTGGTAATTGGTGTGGTCATGGTCGCGGCGTTCATCACGATAGAGTACAGAAGCGACTCGCCGATCATGCCACTCGAGATCTACCGCAACCGGATGGTGGCGGTGTCTCTGATCGTCACGTTCTTCACCGGGTTCGGCATGTTCGGGGGGATCATCTTTATTCCGCTGTTCTTCCAGGGCGTGCTGGGGGCGTCGGCAACCAGCAGTGGAAGCTTCCTCACACCGATGATGCTGGGGATTGTGGTTGGCGCGACACTTTCTGGGCAGTTGCTCGCGCGAACGGGGCTGCGCTACCGAGTATTCGGACTTGGGGGCGTAGCGTTTATGACCGCAGGGCTGTTCCTGGTGTCCACGATGGACGAGAACACGTCGTTTGCTCGTGCGGTGGTGTACATAGTGATAATGGGAGCTGGGCTGGGATCGACGTTCCCGACGTTCACACTGTCAGTGCAGAACTCCATACCATACAGGCTCATGGGCACGGCGACCTCGGCGTTGCAGTTCTTCAGGTCGATCGGCGGGATGCTCGGGCTGGCGCTGCTCGGCGCGGTGATGGCAAACCGGTTCGCATCGAAGCTGGATCAGTCTCTGCCGGACTCCGTTAGCAACGTGCTGCCTCCAGAGCGAATCGAGGCCATGAAGGAGAACCCTCAGGCGCTCGTCGACCCGTCCGCGCTGGCAGACTTACAGGCGCGATTCACGGGGCCGGAAGGTCAGCAGATGGCTGAACAGTTCCTGAACGCGCTCAAGTCGTCGCTCTCAGGGGCCATCAGCGATGTGTTCACGGTCAGTGTGGTCCTTGTCGCGATCGCGCTGGTGGCGACTCTGTTCCTCAAGGTGCCTGAAACAGGCAGGGCGCGCGACGCCTGA
- a CDS encoding TlpA family protein disulfide reductase yields the protein MSTRWKFISIAIFSLLVLALFATLAYGLSNRSPATGRSGITRVGKPAPDFAMRLLDVDPASSPEDGEFRLSDHEGSPVVINFWASWCPPCRQESPSFERLWRRYQDTGIQFVGVDIQDAVSDAEAYVREFGLTFPNGVDPDGAITVEYGVIGLPVTFFIGSSGVVEGRWVGAIPEDKLEEWVEMLLADSGPSGEAEGRTEGAFQQLQ from the coding sequence ATGAGCACGCGCTGGAAGTTTATTTCAATCGCGATCTTCAGTCTGCTGGTACTCGCTCTCTTTGCGACACTGGCGTACGGGCTGTCGAACAGATCACCGGCGACGGGTCGCAGCGGGATAACGAGGGTCGGGAAGCCGGCTCCTGACTTCGCGATGCGGCTGCTGGATGTGGATCCGGCAAGCTCACCAGAGGACGGCGAGTTCAGGCTGTCAGATCACGAAGGAAGCCCGGTTGTCATCAACTTCTGGGCCTCGTGGTGTCCCCCGTGCAGGCAGGAGTCGCCGTCGTTCGAGCGGCTATGGCGGCGGTATCAGGATACGGGCATCCAGTTCGTTGGCGTGGACATACAGGATGCAGTCTCGGACGCCGAGGCGTACGTGCGCGAGTTCGGTCTCACGTTCCCCAACGGGGTGGACCCTGACGGAGCGATCACCGTCGAGTACGGGGTGATCGGGCTGCCGGTCACGTTCTTTATTGGCTCCTCAGGTGTCGTAGAGGGCAGGTGGGTCGGGGCGATTCCTGAAGACAAGCTGGAGGAGTGGGTGGAGATGCTGCTTGCGGACTCCGGCCCGAGTGGGGAGGCCGAGGGTCGTACTGAGGGGGCTTTCCAGCAGTTGCAGTGA
- a CDS encoding ribbon-helix-helix protein, CopG family, producing MTQKIKRQVYIDSEQDEGLRKLAEVLGISEDELIERAICTYIDDGDHKVKSETNRLSDRRSWLKEIEFMKSRLEGRSIGDGYPHRLTREEMYDEIMRERGLYR from the coding sequence ATGACGCAGAAGATCAAGAGACAGGTGTATATAGATTCGGAGCAGGACGAGGGTCTGAGGAAGCTCGCCGAGGTGCTGGGAATCAGCGAGGATGAGTTGATTGAGCGCGCGATTTGCACGTACATCGACGACGGAGACCATAAGGTCAAGAGTGAGACCAATCGCCTGTCGGATCGCAGATCATGGCTCAAGGAGATCGAGTTCATGAAGAGCCGGCTCGAAGGCCGGTCGATCGGGGATGGCTATCCTCATCGGCTCACGAGAGAAGAAATGTACGATGAGATAATGAGAGAGCGGGGCCTCTACCGTTAA
- a CDS encoding PIN domain-containing protein: MVLVDTNILVYAYDPGDERKTRRAIEVLTQLELSKRGVLSTQILNEFFNTVTRNIPNPIELSSARVTVQRFIEHWEIVPVTTDVVQEGMRGAVEHQLAFWDSLIWAAAKLNGVDTILTEDFSHGQVVEGVRIVNPFLGEVPPP, encoded by the coding sequence ATGGTTCTGGTGGACACGAATATTCTGGTCTACGCATACGACCCTGGAGACGAGCGTAAAACCAGACGGGCCATTGAAGTGCTCACACAACTCGAACTCAGCAAGCGTGGAGTGCTATCAACGCAGATCCTGAACGAATTCTTCAATACCGTCACACGAAATATCCCCAATCCGATTGAACTCTCCAGTGCGCGCGTGACGGTGCAGCGGTTTATCGAGCATTGGGAAATCGTACCAGTCACGACGGACGTCGTACAGGAAGGGATGAGGGGAGCGGTAGAGCATCAACTCGCATTTTGGGACAGCCTGATCTGGGCCGCGGCCAAGCTGAACGGAGTCGACACGATTCTTACCGAAGACTTCAGCCATGGACAAGTTGTAGAAGGCGTTCGGATAGTCAATCCATTCTTGGGTGAAGTCCCACCACCATAG